One window from the genome of Methylomarinovum caldicuralii encodes:
- a CDS encoding IS4 family transposase, whose product MFSLALGDARLNRRLCRVIEAMANDPMASVPNVCGGGWAETKAAYRLLDNARLDFREVLRAHSVPTLERIRQQSRVLCLQDTTELDYSGRPSMAGLGRLNYEQRQGLYLHPTLVISEAGVALGVTDCWHWARLPKGEPDLAESLRWVEGYERVAEMAALAPETRLVYVADREGDLRALIDRAEQLGFAADYLIRVQHDRKLNDPLDGKLRAAVEAQPVLGTIAFDLPAGGNRPARQVTQTIRLARVELKTRSGPGPQVTVILAREEAPPEGQEAVEWCLITNEEITTLEQARARIEWYRKRWWIEVYFRILKSGCRIEALQLRTRESLAVPYTYPTVSLPLALS is encoded by the coding sequence ATTTTTTCCCTGGCGCTGGGCGATGCCCGCCTGAACCGGCGGCTGTGCCGGGTGATAGAAGCGATGGCAAACGATCCGATGGCGAGCGTTCCCAACGTTTGCGGGGGTGGCTGGGCGGAGACCAAGGCGGCCTACCGGCTGCTGGACAATGCCAGGCTGGATTTTCGGGAGGTGTTGCGGGCCCACAGTGTGCCGACCCTGGAACGGATCCGGCAGCAGTCGCGGGTGCTGTGCCTGCAGGACACCACCGAGCTGGATTATTCCGGGCGGCCGTCGATGGCGGGGTTGGGACGGCTGAATTACGAGCAGCGTCAGGGGTTGTACCTGCATCCGACGCTGGTGATCAGTGAGGCGGGCGTGGCCCTGGGGGTGACCGACTGCTGGCACTGGGCGCGTTTGCCCAAGGGGGAACCGGACCTGGCCGAAAGCCTGCGTTGGGTGGAAGGTTATGAGCGGGTGGCCGAGATGGCCGCCCTGGCGCCCGAGACCCGGCTGGTGTATGTCGCCGACCGCGAAGGTGACCTTCGGGCCCTGATCGACCGGGCCGAACAGCTGGGCTTTGCCGCCGATTACCTGATCCGGGTGCAGCACGACCGTAAGCTCAATGACCCCCTCGATGGCAAACTGCGGGCCGCGGTCGAAGCCCAGCCGGTGTTGGGGACGATCGCCTTTGACCTGCCGGCCGGCGGCAACCGCCCGGCCCGGCAGGTCACACAAACAATCCGGCTCGCCCGGGTCGAACTGAAGACCCGAAGCGGCCCGGGTCCCCAAGTCACCGTCATCCTGGCCCGGGAAGAGGCGCCCCCCGAAGGCCAGGAAGCGGTCGAATGGTGCCTGATCACCAACGAAGAAATCACCACCCTGGAACAGGCCAGAGCGCGCATCGAATGGTACCGCAAACGGTGGTGGATCGAGGTCTACTTCCGCATCCTCAAAAGCGGCTGCCGCATCGAAGCCCTGCAACTTCGCACCCGGGAATCTCTAGCGGTGCCGTACACATATCCAACGGTGTCACTTCCGCTTGCATTATCTTGA